One genomic region from uncultured Cohaesibacter sp. encodes:
- the pal gene encoding peptidoglycan-associated lipoprotein Pal codes for MSNRAKSSIRVVFGVALLTALAACSSTPDKLSGAGLNSATPGTAQDFVVNVGDRVFFETDSSDLNYSAQATLDKQATWLQQYPNYRIAIEGHADERGTREYNIALGARRANSVRNYLVSKGIQSGRLTTKSYGKERPVAVCNDISCWSQNRRAVTTLAN; via the coding sequence ATGTCAAATCGTGCAAAATCTTCCATTCGTGTTGTATTCGGCGTCGCTCTGCTGACTGCGTTGGCAGCCTGTTCTTCGACGCCTGACAAATTGAGTGGTGCTGGCTTGAACTCGGCAACTCCGGGTACGGCACAGGATTTCGTGGTCAATGTTGGCGACCGCGTCTTCTTTGAAACCGATAGTTCTGATCTGAACTATTCGGCACAAGCCACTCTGGACAAACAGGCCACATGGCTGCAGCAATATCCTAACTATCGCATCGCGATTGAAGGGCATGCCGATGAACGAGGCACCCGCGAGTATAACATCGCTCTGGGCGCTCGCCGAGCCAACTCGGTGCGCAACTATCTCGTTTCCAAAGGCATTCAGTCTGGCCGCCTGACGACCAAATCCTATGGCAAGGAACGTCCTGTTGCTGTCTGCAACGACATTTCCTGCTGGTCTCAGAACCGCCGCGCCGTTACGACGCTGGCAAACTGA
- the tolB gene encoding Tol-Pal system beta propeller repeat protein TolB — protein sequence MAMVRPSYALIEIDITRGNIQPMPIAITDFSGVGQGVEISKVIEADLQRSGLFAPINRNSFLQKDLSSSTVPSFPNWTVINAQALVTGTVTREADGRLKAEFRLWDVYAGKQMTGQQFFTTPENWRRVAHIISDAIYERLTGEKGYFDTRIVFVDESGPKDGRVKRLAIMDQDGANVRYLTDGRNLVLTPRFSPTKQEITYMALEDGEPRAYLLNIESGRRSVVGQFPGMSFSSRFSPDGQSIALSLQQGGDANIYRMDLRNGKITRLTNSASIDTSPSFSPDGRQITFESDRGGRQQIYVMGVDGSNVQRISFGEGSYSTPVWSPRGDLIAFTKRYKGEFQIGVMKTDGSRERILVSGFHNEGPTWAPNGRVLMFFSESQGPNGGPKLYSIDLTGRNKYTVPTPAFASDPAWSPLID from the coding sequence ATGGCCATGGTTCGCCCCAGCTATGCCCTGATCGAAATTGACATCACGCGCGGCAATATCCAGCCGATGCCGATTGCTATTACCGATTTCAGCGGTGTGGGACAGGGCGTGGAGATTTCCAAGGTGATCGAGGCGGATTTACAACGCTCGGGCCTTTTTGCGCCGATCAATCGGAACTCCTTCCTGCAGAAGGATCTGTCGTCTTCGACGGTGCCGTCCTTTCCAAACTGGACCGTGATCAATGCACAGGCTCTGGTGACGGGCACCGTGACACGCGAAGCCGATGGACGCCTCAAGGCCGAGTTCCGCCTCTGGGACGTTTATGCGGGCAAACAGATGACCGGCCAGCAATTTTTCACCACGCCGGAAAACTGGCGCCGTGTTGCGCATATCATCTCGGACGCCATTTATGAGCGCCTGACCGGTGAAAAGGGCTATTTTGATACCCGTATCGTCTTTGTCGATGAAAGCGGACCCAAGGACGGGCGCGTCAAGCGTTTGGCCATCATGGATCAGGATGGGGCCAATGTGCGCTATCTGACGGATGGGCGCAATCTGGTGCTGACACCGCGCTTCTCGCCAACCAAGCAGGAAATCACCTATATGGCTCTGGAAGACGGGGAGCCGCGCGCCTATCTGCTCAACATCGAATCCGGTCGCCGGTCTGTTGTTGGGCAATTCCCAGGCATGAGCTTCTCTTCCCGTTTCTCTCCCGATGGCCAGAGCATTGCGCTTAGCCTGCAGCAAGGTGGCGACGCCAACATCTACCGTATGGATTTGCGCAACGGCAAGATCACCCGCCTGACCAACTCGGCCTCCATTGATACCAGCCCGAGTTTTTCGCCCGATGGTCGCCAAATCACTTTTGAAAGCGACCGTGGCGGCAGACAGCAGATTTATGTCATGGGCGTCGATGGCTCCAATGTGCAGCGTATCAGCTTTGGCGAAGGCAGCTATTCAACACCGGTCTGGTCACCAAGGGGCGATCTTATTGCCTTTACCAAGCGCTACAAAGGCGAGTTCCAGATCGGGGTCATGAAGACGGATGGATCTCGTGAGCGCATTCTTGTCAGCGGTTTCCACAATGAAGGGCCAACTTGGGCTCCCAATGGGCGCGTGCTGATGTTCTTCTCTGAAAGTCAGGGACCCAATGGCGGGCCGAAGCTCTATTCCATCGATCTCACCGGCCGCAACAAATATACGGTCCCGACGCCGGCCTTTGCGTCAGACCCGGCCTGGTCGCCTCTGATCGATTGA
- a CDS encoding cell envelope biogenesis protein TolA has protein sequence MSDLEILPIELVSVSDVTDVVKGEATAEVQDKVKEATKKAPEPIEDIPEPAPKVAPKPKEAAPKEQAEPQPPVVEPDPVPTPEPEAAPEPEPEPTPQPEPEVAPEPEPTPEPEPEPEKPAEVAPKPIAALPKIKPRIPRQPARKEEPKREFDVNALKALANEAETGAPIQSGPEDQSASFGSRNGTEAAAMTQSELDALRAQISRCWSPPVGAADASQLAVKIEFGLDRQGNVNFGPQPIEYPANQFGVAAVESAMRAVRRCAPYSLPAEKYEAWRRVRINFDPSDMF, from the coding sequence GTGAGCGATCTTGAAATCTTGCCGATTGAGCTGGTTTCCGTCTCCGATGTGACCGATGTGGTCAAGGGGGAAGCCACAGCAGAGGTGCAGGATAAGGTCAAGGAAGCCACAAAAAAGGCGCCTGAACCGATTGAGGACATACCGGAGCCTGCGCCCAAGGTTGCTCCTAAACCGAAAGAGGCTGCACCGAAGGAGCAGGCCGAACCGCAACCTCCCGTCGTTGAGCCCGATCCGGTTCCGACGCCGGAGCCTGAAGCCGCCCCTGAACCGGAGCCAGAGCCAACACCGCAGCCAGAACCCGAGGTGGCTCCAGAGCCTGAACCAACGCCCGAGCCTGAGCCAGAGCCTGAAAAGCCCGCAGAAGTGGCGCCAAAACCGATTGCGGCCTTGCCCAAGATCAAGCCTCGTATTCCGCGCCAGCCAGCCCGGAAGGAAGAGCCCAAGCGGGAGTTTGATGTCAATGCTCTGAAAGCCCTCGCCAACGAAGCGGAGACGGGTGCCCCCATTCAAAGTGGGCCAGAGGATCAATCCGCGTCCTTCGGTTCCAGAAACGGCACCGAAGCGGCCGCGATGACGCAGAGCGAACTGGATGCCTTGCGGGCGCAGATTTCCCGTTGTTGGTCGCCACCGGTTGGTGCCGCGGATGCGTCACAATTGGCTGTAAAGATCGAGTTTGGACTTGACCGGCAGGGCAATGTGAATTTTGGGCCACAGCCGATCGAGTATCCGGCTAACCAGTTCGGTGTTGCCGCCGTTGAAAGCGCCATGCGTGCGGTTCGCCGCTGTGCGCCATATTCGCTGCCAGCTGAAAAATATGAAGCTTGGCGCCGTGTCCGGATCAATTTTGATCCAAGTGACATGTTCTAG
- the tolR gene encoding protein TolR, with protein sequence MGMGSMGSPGTSRRRGARRAMRHRPVAEINVTPMVDVMLVLLIIFMVSAPMMTVGVPLDLPESTAKPLSSQTEPLTLSIRKDGSIYLQDQPVEFDALVDTLLGVAENGYEERIFVRGDKDVDYGTIMKVMGAMNRAGFKKIGLVSTEELQ encoded by the coding sequence ATGGGTATGGGCTCGATGGGATCTCCGGGAACGTCACGCAGGCGCGGTGCGCGCCGTGCAATGCGCCACAGGCCTGTTGCCGAAATCAACGTGACGCCAATGGTCGACGTCATGCTTGTGCTGCTCATTATCTTCATGGTGTCGGCGCCGATGATGACGGTGGGTGTTCCGCTCGATTTGCCAGAAAGCACGGCCAAGCCGCTCTCCAGCCAGACCGAACCGCTGACGCTCTCCATTCGCAAGGATGGCAGCATCTATCTGCAGGATCAGCCAGTGGAGTTTGATGCTCTGGTCGATACCCTGCTTGGCGTCGCTGAAAATGGCTATGAAGAACGGATCTTTGTGCGTGGTGACAAAGATGTGGACTATGGCACCATCATGAAGGTGATGGGCGCGATGAACCGCGCCGGTTTCAAGAAAATCGGGCTGGTTAGCACCGAGGAGCTTCAATAA
- the tolQ gene encoding protein TolQ has protein sequence MPNEVVQTALANATADVSLMTLFMQAHIVVKLVMIGLMAASVWSWAIIIDKSLLYTRTKRQMDRFEKVFWSGQSLEDLYQTLSGRPNHAMAALFVAAMREWKRSFEGQARSVAGLPARLEKVLDVTLSREVDRLEKRLLFLATVGSAAPFVGLFGTVWGIMSAFQGIAASKNTSLAVVAPGIAEALFATAIGLVAAIPAVIAYNKLASIASQHAMRLEGFADEFSAILSRLMDERG, from the coding sequence ATGCCCAATGAGGTTGTGCAAACAGCCCTCGCCAATGCCACTGCCGATGTATCGCTGATGACCCTGTTCATGCAGGCTCATATTGTGGTCAAGCTCGTGATGATTGGTTTGATGGCTGCGTCGGTCTGGTCTTGGGCGATCATCATCGACAAGAGTTTGCTTTACACGCGTACCAAGCGTCAGATGGACCGGTTTGAAAAGGTCTTCTGGTCGGGGCAGTCTCTTGAAGATCTTTACCAGACGCTTTCGGGGCGTCCCAATCATGCCATGGCGGCGCTGTTCGTTGCCGCGATGCGCGAATGGAAACGCAGTTTCGAGGGACAGGCCCGTTCGGTTGCCGGTTTGCCAGCGCGCCTTGAAAAGGTGCTTGATGTGACCTTGTCTCGCGAGGTGGATCGACTGGAAAAACGCTTGCTGTTTCTGGCAACCGTTGGCTCGGCAGCGCCTTTTGTTGGACTGTTTGGCACGGTTTGGGGCATCATGAGCGCGTTTCAGGGTATTGCTGCCTCCAAAAATACGTCTCTTGCCGTGGTTGCCCCCGGTATTGCCGAAGCTCTGTTTGCAACGGCGATTGGTCTGGTTGCCGCTATTCCTGCGGTTATTGCCTATAACAAGCTGGCGTCCATCGCCTCCCAGCACGCCATGCGCCTTGAAGGCTTTGCCGATGAGTTCTCCGCGATTCTGTCGCGTCTGATGGACGAAAGGGGTTAG
- the ybgC gene encoding tol-pal system-associated acyl-CoA thioesterase, translating into MPEHRNEGDWPDLAGRLTDYGHQQMIRIYYEDTDFSGIVYHASYLRFIERGRSDYIRLLGVQHSALDSGENGERLALAVRHMDINYLRSAHIDDVLKVETRINTVKGARMILDQQILRGEEVLFTAQVTVVAITREGKPRRLPEKMRKILVP; encoded by the coding sequence ATGCCTGAGCATCGCAATGAAGGCGACTGGCCAGATCTTGCCGGTCGATTGACTGACTACGGACATCAGCAGATGATCCGGATTTATTACGAAGACACAGACTTTTCCGGTATCGTCTATCATGCTTCCTACCTGCGGTTCATTGAACGCGGGCGCTCAGACTATATCCGGCTGCTGGGGGTGCAGCATAGCGCACTTGATAGTGGCGAGAATGGCGAGAGGCTGGCTTTGGCCGTGCGTCATATGGATATCAACTATCTGCGGTCTGCCCATATCGATGATGTTCTGAAGGTCGAAACGCGTATAAACACCGTCAAGGGGGCACGCATGATCCTTGATCAGCAGATCTTGCGTGGCGAAGAGGTGTTGTTTACTGCACAAGTGACCGTTGTTGCCATCACTCGTGAGGGAAAACCCCGTCGTTTGCCTGAAAAGATGAGAAAAATTTTGGTCCCCTGA